The Nycticebus coucang isolate mNycCou1 chromosome 2, mNycCou1.pri, whole genome shotgun sequence genome includes a window with the following:
- the ADAT3 gene encoding probable inactive tRNA-specific adenosine deaminase-like protein 3, whose protein sequence is MEPVLGIMEQCEQEKTGSLDRDPVPWQALPVLSEQQSGDVELVLAYAAPVLDKRQTSRLLKEVSAVYPLPSQPHLKRVRPSQDASGPHALELLLCLADTAPGMRSLAELLPQPAVDPRGLGQPFLVPVPARPPLTRGQFEKARTHWPTSFHEDKQVTSALAGQLFSAQERSAMESHMERAVKAAQWAAAQGLRAVGAVVVDPASGCVLATGHDCSSMASPLLHAVMVCVDLVAQGQGRGTYDFRPFPACSFTPAAASQDIRVGTVRKLDEDEDGLPYVCTGYDLYVTREPCTMCAMALVHSRILRVFYGAPSPDGALGTRFRIHAQPDLNHHFQVFRGVLEDQCHQLDPDT, encoded by the coding sequence ATGGAGCCTGTCCTGGGCATTATGGAGCAGTGTGAGCAAGAGAAGACTGGGAGCCTGGATCGGGATCCAGTGCCATGGCAGGCCCTCCCTGTCCTGTCGGAGCAGCAGTCTGGGGACGTGGAGCTGGTGCTGGCATATGCCGCGCCTGTCTTGGACAAACGCCAGACCTCGCGCCTCCTCAAGGAGGTGTCCGCAGTCTACCCACTTCCCTCCCAGCCACACCTTAAGCGGGTGCGGCCTAGCCAGGATGCCAGCGGCCCCCATGCACTGGAGTTGTTGCTATGCCTGGCGGATACAGCCCCAGGCATGCGCTCACTGGCTGAGCTCCTCCCACAACCAGCTGTGGACCCCCGTGGTCTGGGACAGCCCTTCCTGGTGCCTGTACCTGCCAGGCCTCCTCTGACCAGGGGCCAGTTTGAGAAGGCTCGGACCCACTGGCCCACATCCTTCCATGAGGACAAGCAGGTGACCAGTGCCCTGGCTGGGCAACTCTTCTCAGCACAGGAGCGGTCTGCCATGGAGAGCCACATGGAGCGGGCTGTGAAAGCAGCCCAGTGGGCAGCTGCACAGGGCCTGAGGGCTGTGGGGGCTGTAGTGGTGGATCCAGCCTCGGGCTGCGTTCTGGCCACAGGCCATGATTGCAGCAGCATGGCCAGCCCCTTGCTGCATGCAGTCATGGTGTGCGTGGACCTTGTGGCCCAAGGCCAGGGTCGGGGTACCTATGACTTCAGACCCTTCCCTGCCTGCTCTTTCACACCTGCTGCTGCCTCCCAGGACATCCGCGTGGGCACTGTGCGCAAGCTGGATGAGGATGAGGATGGCCTCCCCTACGTGTGCACTGGCTATGACCTCTATGTCACCCGTGAGCCCTGCACCATGTGTGCCATGGCCTTGGTGCACTCACGCATCCTGCGAGTCTTCTATGGGGCGCCCTCTCCTGATGGTGCTCTGGGCACTCGCTTCCGCATCCACGCACAGCCTGACCTCAACCACCACTTCCAGGTGTTCCGTGGCGTGCTGGAGGACCAGTGCCACCAGCTGGACCCTGACACCTAG